Proteins co-encoded in one Nostoc sp. MS1 genomic window:
- a CDS encoding GNAT family N-acetyltransferase, translating into MSQQNYFKVPFVWDEPKPLIEVSKRLTFEPVKAIRDNSLISIVTKVMASSMDASHQKKISATSPYQEVEKYLNSAKDDCWYEDDWWQFGINEDGDIVGFVLPVIFTGCAKQGKEEGTIYDIGVLPQFRGHGFANDLLSQGTRTLQQVGIWRVFCDTWVGNERMISAFKRVGYQQYSEPWQRPI; encoded by the coding sequence ATGAGTCAGCAAAATTATTTTAAAGTCCCTTTTGTCTGGGATGAACCAAAACCATTAATTGAAGTTTCAAAACGATTAACTTTTGAGCCAGTCAAGGCAATACGCGACAATTCATTAATCAGCATCGTGACGAAGGTAATGGCTTCATCAATGGATGCCAGCCACCAGAAAAAAATTTCAGCAACTTCGCCTTACCAAGAGGTTGAGAAATATCTCAATTCGGCAAAAGATGACTGCTGGTATGAAGATGACTGGTGGCAGTTTGGGATTAACGAAGACGGTGACATTGTAGGGTTTGTGCTACCAGTGATTTTTACAGGATGTGCCAAACAAGGCAAAGAGGAAGGAACTATCTACGATATTGGCGTACTTCCTCAGTTCCGGGGACATGGTTTTGCCAACGATCTTTTGTCTCAAGGAACTCGGACATTACAACAAGTAGGCATTTGGAGAGTGTTTTGTGATACCTGGGTGGGGAACGAGCGGATGATTTCTGCGTTCAAGCGCGTTGGTTATCAACAGTACAGTGAACCTTGGCAGCGTCCCATATAA
- a CDS encoding DNA cytosine methyltransferase, with the protein MKSVLSLFSGIGGLCHHGIAEAGLSHKFQVKQFVEISPYSQSQLRHEQPQTPIHSDITTYHCHRGQFDIVAGGLPCQGTSNAGNRQGLTDPRSALWAEQFRIIESDRPAFALIENPTGLLHRGLDQIICDLDSIGYMGEWNCISAQQVGLPHERKRIFIIAYPNGLFNSQQPTPWTNQIGNHITQVRLSHEIRSFEPGISKVASRIPIGVAKNIPGNYDARRAYGLSCSPRQAAVAWKRIDYLCSLLSCQEAS; encoded by the coding sequence ATGAAATCCGTCCTCTCCTTGTTCTCCGGTATCGGCGGACTTTGCCATCACGGTATCGCGGAGGCGGGTCTGTCTCATAAATTCCAAGTCAAACAATTTGTCGAAATCTCACCCTACTCTCAATCACAACTTCGCCATGAACAGCCCCAAACCCCAATTCACTCAGACATTACCACCTACCACTGCCATAGAGGACAATTCGACATCGTGGCAGGAGGTCTGCCTTGCCAGGGTACAAGCAATGCAGGCAACCGTCAAGGACTCACTGACCCCAGATCCGCACTCTGGGCTGAACAGTTCCGCATCATTGAATCCGACAGACCGGCCTTCGCTCTCATCGAGAACCCCACAGGTTTACTCCATCGCGGACTTGACCAAATCATCTGTGACCTTGACAGCATCGGGTACATGGGCGAATGGAACTGTATCTCTGCACAACAAGTCGGCTTGCCGCACGAAAGGAAACGAATCTTCATCATTGCCTACCCCAATGGCTTATTCAACAGTCAACAGCCGACCCCCTGGACAAACCAAATTGGAAATCACATTACGCAAGTGCGGCTCTCTCATGAAATCCGAAGCTTTGAACCCGGAATTTCTAAGGTGGCTTCTCGGATTCCCATTGGAGTAGCTAAAAACATCCCTGGTAATTATGATGCCCGTCGCGCTTACGGATTGAGTTGCTCTCCGCGACAGGCCGCCGTTGCTTGGAAACGCATTGATTATCTATGCAGTTTACTTTCTTGTCAGGAGGCATCATGA
- the dnaB gene encoding replicative DNA helicase — protein sequence MTQDLDFTPGNDRLPPQSIEAEEAILGGIMLDPEAMSRIGDRLIPEAFYVAAHKDIYQAAHRLYGQGKPTDLLSVSNWLADNGLLFRIGGRNKLATLVDRTVSAINIDALADLVMEKYQRRQLIKAGNEIVHLGYQTETDLPIVLDQAEQKVYGITSENSEADLVHISDSLANAFNEIEARHQGTVSPALLTEFYDLDTLLGGGLRKGRLYVLAARPSVGKSALAGNIALNIARNSRKLVAIYSVEMTTDEYVQRFLSSESGIENSFLDSGRLSDNQWQPLSETIYHLSDLPIFINDNSCPTLGDIRSQIRRASSAYGDVGLVIVDYLQLMAEGLDARVNMTERVAQISRGLKRIAKDLDVPVLALSQLSRDVENRNDKRPILSDLRSSGQVEQDSDVVIMLYRDEIYNPDTPDRGIAELIIRKQRNGPTGTAKLLLDHQFTKFKNLSRGRSF from the coding sequence ATGACGCAAGATTTAGATTTCACTCCCGGTAATGACCGTTTACCTCCGCAAAGCATTGAAGCTGAAGAAGCAATACTCGGCGGTATCATGCTTGATCCAGAGGCTATGAGTAGAATAGGCGATCGCCTAATCCCGGAAGCTTTTTACGTAGCGGCTCACAAAGATATTTACCAAGCCGCACACCGACTCTACGGACAAGGCAAACCAACAGATTTACTTTCGGTCAGCAACTGGTTAGCTGACAACGGCTTACTGTTTCGCATTGGTGGGCGCAACAAGTTGGCTACTCTAGTTGACCGCACTGTGTCAGCCATCAACATCGATGCGTTAGCCGATTTGGTTATGGAGAAATACCAACGGCGACAGCTGATCAAAGCCGGGAATGAAATTGTTCACCTTGGCTATCAAACCGAGACTGACTTACCCATAGTTCTTGACCAGGCTGAACAAAAAGTCTATGGCATCACATCAGAAAATTCCGAAGCTGACTTAGTTCACATTTCTGATTCTTTGGCTAATGCCTTCAACGAGATTGAAGCCCGTCACCAGGGTACAGTTTCCCCAGCGCTGCTCACTGAATTTTATGACCTCGACACTTTGCTCGGTGGCGGACTCAGGAAAGGGCGCTTGTACGTTTTGGCTGCTCGTCCTTCTGTCGGCAAATCGGCTCTAGCTGGTAATATTGCGCTCAATATCGCCCGAAACAGCCGCAAGCTTGTCGCTATTTACAGCGTGGAAATGACAACTGACGAGTATGTGCAGCGTTTTCTCTCCAGTGAATCTGGCATTGAAAACAGTTTCCTTGACAGTGGACGACTTTCTGATAACCAGTGGCAACCTTTAAGCGAAACGATTTATCACTTAAGCGATTTACCCATTTTCATCAACGACAATTCTTGTCCCACTCTGGGCGATATTCGTAGTCAAATTCGCCGTGCCAGTTCTGCCTACGGTGATGTTGGGCTGGTGATTGTCGATTACTTACAGCTGATGGCTGAGGGTTTGGATGCCAGAGTCAATATGACTGAACGTGTGGCCCAAATCAGCCGAGGACTCAAACGTATCGCCAAAGATTTGGATGTCCCAGTCTTAGCTCTGTCTCAGTTGAGCCGGGATGTTGAGAATCGCAACGACAAGCGCCCCATACTCAGTGATTTGCGCTCCAGTGGGCAAGTTGAACAAGACAGCGATGTGGTCATCATGCTTTACCGCGATGAAATCTATAACCCTGATACTCCTGACCGTGGCATCGCTGAATTAATCATCCGCAAGCAGAGGAATGGCCCAACTGGTACTGCAAAACTTCTCCTGGATCATCAGTTTACTAAGTTCAAAAACTTATCTCGCGGTCGAAGCTTCTGA
- a CDS encoding helix-turn-helix domain-containing protein — MPIDVQIERVIRVDAPGIGAKIKQARERDPRSVEELAKAADMTRANWYRIEREENDVLPEATLRKIEEVLGADFGISFDN; from the coding sequence ATGCCTATAGATGTGCAAATAGAAAGGGTTATACGAGTTGATGCCCCAGGCATCGGAGCGAAAATTAAACAGGCTAGAGAGCGAGATCCACGGTCAGTAGAAGAATTAGCAAAGGCGGCTGATATGACTCGTGCTAATTGGTATCGAATTGAGCGTGAAGAAAATGATGTTCTGCCAGAAGCAACACTCCGTAAAATCGAAGAAGTTTTGGGCGCGGATTTTGGCATCAGTTTTGATAATTAG
- a CDS encoding alpha-ketoglutarate-dependent dioxygenase AlkB family protein — MKQLQLFDEPTTAVLPVSYHLDFLSKQEADELYQHCQQLQWQQNQIRMLGKTMPVPRLECIYGDEGCDYLYSNSVLLKPLAWTDALSKLRDSITAFTGYSFRIVIGNQYRSGQDSIGWHSDKESSMGVEPAIASVSLGAVRKFQIKPIGGKPTDFWLEHGSLLVMLPGCQTTHLHQVPKTNKFVTTRINLTFRPHVGRTK, encoded by the coding sequence ATGAAACAGTTGCAACTATTTGATGAACCAACCACAGCAGTTTTACCCGTCAGTTATCACCTCGATTTCTTAAGTAAGCAAGAAGCTGACGAACTCTATCAGCATTGCCAACAATTGCAATGGCAACAAAATCAGATAAGGATGCTGGGTAAAACAATGCCTGTCCCCCGGCTGGAGTGCATCTACGGGGATGAGGGGTGTGATTACCTCTACTCTAATAGCGTACTGCTCAAACCCCTAGCTTGGACAGACGCTCTGTCTAAGTTGCGTGACTCTATTACTGCATTTACTGGTTACAGCTTTCGTATCGTCATCGGCAATCAGTACAGGAGTGGACAAGATTCGATAGGCTGGCACTCGGACAAGGAGTCGTCTATGGGTGTTGAGCCGGCGATCGCTTCAGTGAGCCTTGGCGCAGTACGCAAATTCCAAATTAAGCCTATCGGTGGTAAGCCTACCGATTTCTGGTTGGAACACGGGAGTTTGTTGGTGATGCTACCGGGTTGCCAAACTACTCATCTGCATCAAGTTCCGAAAACTAACAAATTTGTGACTACGCGAATTAATCTGACATTTCGTCCACACGTTGGGAGGACTAAATGA
- a CDS encoding DUF1392 family protein, with protein MTNSIYALETCWYFSPPWGQQVPAIAVSLLEKVYLPSEKAPGYCCGVEWSDDGWSYAIATDRGIISVPNSEIIASGQLQPLSIQKPHFRLGQLVNFRFANDGPKIRMILGMSLINNAWLYQVEWRSPALRLPTDEGVCIFPKSTQPGKFINRLAWVTPHDLTEVV; from the coding sequence ATGACTAACTCAATCTACGCCCTGGAAACGTGCTGGTATTTCTCACCTCCTTGGGGCCAACAAGTTCCAGCGATCGCCGTCAGTCTGCTAGAAAAAGTCTACTTGCCCTCGGAGAAAGCTCCCGGTTATTGCTGCGGCGTTGAGTGGAGTGATGACGGGTGGAGTTATGCGATCGCAACCGATCGCGGAATCATCTCTGTCCCAAACAGTGAAATCATCGCTTCTGGGCAGCTTCAGCCCTTGTCTATCCAAAAGCCTCACTTCCGCTTGGGTCAGTTGGTCAACTTCCGCTTTGCTAACGATGGCCCGAAGATTCGCATGATTCTGGGGATGTCGCTCATCAACAATGCTTGGTTGTATCAGGTTGAATGGCGATCGCCTGCCCTACGATTACCCACTGATGAAGGCGTTTGCATATTCCCGAAGTCAACACAGCCGGGTAAGTTCATCAATCGCCTTGCTTGGGTTACTCCCCATGATTTAACGGAGGTAGTATGA
- a CDS encoding DUF1392 family protein, with translation MNCVISALERNWYLSPPWGKQMPSVVVDLWERVYITATGTFGYCCGVVWQDDQLVYAVASNRNIAYLGKHEIIGTGQVQPTNLVKPTFAVGDRVILRFTSHATKQRLVLGVMLVNNSWFYVVEVKSPALSPVLGSPIRFPLVSEKDLVRVHL, from the coding sequence ATGAATTGTGTAATCTCTGCTCTTGAAAGGAATTGGTATTTATCGCCGCCTTGGGGTAAACAAATGCCTTCTGTTGTGGTTGATTTGTGGGAACGAGTGTATATCACAGCTACTGGAACATTTGGTTACTGCTGTGGAGTGGTGTGGCAAGACGACCAGTTGGTTTATGCAGTTGCGAGTAACCGCAACATTGCCTATCTGGGCAAACACGAAATTATTGGTACTGGACAAGTACAACCTACCAACTTGGTAAAACCTACTTTTGCTGTGGGAGATCGCGTAATACTTCGTTTCACCAGCCACGCCACAAAACAGCGCTTGGTGTTGGGTGTGATGTTGGTGAATAACAGTTGGTTTTATGTGGTTGAAGTCAAATCTCCTGCTTTGTCCCCAGTGCTAGGTTCACCAATTCGTTTCCCGTTGGTTAGCGAAAAAGATTTAGTCCGAGTTCATTTGTAA
- a CDS encoding DUF488 family protein, whose product MIFTSFYKGEIKGEAVSISLYPPKGWAGKHLPLFAPTPELLHWWKSSAKDVAAQNEYKRRFHEILDSRHQLIQLWVGKQKSNPQDMTLCCFEKTEDFCHRHQVGEEVIQVYLPGLWGGEVGETRPHLKIVQGGKPNLTYPPQVLSLIEKCHASGFPVVCDGVPPSVADRLPCGYYRVSLDGEDLGVWSELGVLGVLSGLLHEFYRLRLVP is encoded by the coding sequence ATGATTTTTACCTCATTTTATAAAGGCGAAATCAAGGGTGAGGCTGTTTCGATTTCGCTGTATCCTCCCAAGGGGTGGGCTGGCAAGCATCTCCCTCTGTTCGCCCCTACTCCTGAACTTTTGCACTGGTGGAAATCTTCGGCTAAAGATGTAGCCGCGCAGAATGAGTACAAGCGCCGTTTTCATGAGATTTTAGATTCTCGGCACCAGTTAATTCAATTGTGGGTGGGGAAGCAGAAGAGCAACCCGCAGGATATGACTCTGTGCTGCTTTGAGAAAACTGAGGATTTCTGCCACAGGCATCAGGTAGGGGAAGAAGTCATACAAGTCTATTTGCCAGGACTTTGGGGTGGAGAAGTTGGGGAAACTCGTCCACATCTGAAAATTGTACAAGGCGGAAAACCAAATCTCACTTATCCGCCACAGGTTTTAAGCTTAATTGAGAAATGTCATGCTTCTGGTTTTCCTGTGGTGTGCGATGGCGTTCCGCCCAGCGTAGCTGATCGGTTGCCTTGCGGATATTATCGGGTATCTCTGGATGGGGAGGATTTAGGGGTGTGGTCAGAACTGGGTGTGCTTGGGGTGTTGTCAGGGTTGCTGCATGAGTTTTATCGTCTGCGTCTTGTTCCGTAA
- a CDS encoding MT-A70 family methyltransferase, protein MRISTLQGQYQCIVIDPPWFYRLRTNDKTHRNRIPYRPMPTPEILALPIPDLCDKSGCVLWLWFTNNHMLEAAQCLQTWGFNLKTILTWQKITKLGTPHIGTGHWLRNCTEHCALAVRGDVRAFAGRTSTTGGTPTLTNQSTILHAPRREHSRKPPEFFELVEKLCPEMTKLEMFARESRDGWDCWGDQADMFDASDEEILVKA, encoded by the coding sequence ATGAGAATCTCCACTCTACAAGGACAGTATCAGTGCATAGTTATAGACCCTCCCTGGTTCTACAGACTCCGCACTAACGATAAGACCCACCGCAATCGCATTCCCTACAGACCTATGCCAACTCCTGAAATCCTGGCGCTGCCCATTCCCGACTTATGCGACAAGAGTGGTTGTGTTTTGTGGCTTTGGTTCACTAATAATCATATGCTCGAAGCTGCACAATGCTTGCAGACTTGGGGTTTCAACCTCAAAACTATTCTGACTTGGCAAAAGATTACGAAGCTGGGAACTCCACATATTGGCACTGGCCACTGGCTGCGGAATTGCACCGAACATTGCGCGTTGGCTGTGCGTGGCGATGTCAGGGCTTTTGCAGGGCGAACGTCTACGACGGGCGGAACGCCAACGCTTACTAATCAATCCACTATCCTACACGCGCCTCGACGTGAGCATTCCCGCAAACCCCCAGAATTTTTTGAACTTGTAGAGAAGCTGTGTCCAGAGATGACCAAGCTGGAGATGTTCGCACGAGAGTCTAGGGACGGCTGGGACTGTTGGGGAGATCAAGCGGATATGTTTGATGCGAGTGATGAAGAAATTTTAGTTAAAGCTTAA
- a CDS encoding transposase (programmed frameshift), producing MWNEYNNPRHIRTLNGVVELQLKIRRCQNKSCFLYKKVYRPEQEGSLALPQNEFGLDVIAYIGALRYQEHRSVPQIHAHLELKGICISQRTVTHLIDRYDELLSLWLKDHTRLKAIMANQGRVILAIDGMQPEIGHEVLWVIRDCLSGEILLAKTLLSSRNEDLVTLLLEVTNSLNVPIDGVVSDGQQSIRKAVGLALPSIAHGLCHYHYLKEAIKPIYEADRHAKKELKKKVRGLREIERSVTNEDQDLVTIIEDYCSAVRSSITNDGHPPLEASGLKLQENLTLIEQSLERMEKRSALPPPLVNLKHLLAKGLSATASLFSPVRVAYGWVDKASNILNNKIGLDAAGVKQSYQQLLTQMSQQKQKAGTLNTAIDNFIKTTNNYWSGLFHCYEIEDFPRTNNDLEHAFGMLRHHQRRCTGRKVAPSSLVIRGSVKLACAIATKLRSFTASDLAQVDIVTWLELRSQLQKHHKARIEQYRFRRDPKGYLANLESRLL from the exons ATGTGGAATGAATACAATAATCCTCGACATATAAGAACGTTAAATGGGGTAGTAGAATTACAGCTAAAAATTCGTCGATGTCAAAATAAGTCATGTTTCTTGTACAAAAAAGTGTATCGACCAGAGCAAGAAGGTTCTTTAGCTCTACCACAAAACGAATTTGGTTTGGATGTGATTGCTTATATAGGAGCATTACGCTATCAGGAACATAGAAGCGTTCCCCAAATACACGCTCACCTTGAATTAAAAGGTATATGTATAAGTCAACGAACGGTCACGCACTTAATTGACAGATATGACGAGTTACTTTCTTTATGGTTAAAAGACCACACTAGGTTAAAAGCCATAATGGCTAATCAAGGACGGGTAATATTAGCGATCGACGGGATGCAGCCAGAAATTGGACATGAGGTATTATGGGTAATTCGAGATTGCTTATCTGGAGAAATCTTACTTGCTAAAACCTTATTATCATCAAGAAATGAAGATTTAGTGACGCTATTACTAGAAGTAACTAATAGCCTAAATGTACCAATTGATGGAGTTGTTAGTGATGGGCAACAATCAATTCGCAAAGCTGTTGGGTTAGCATTACCTAGTATTGCTCATGGTTTATGTCATTACCATTACCTGAAAGAAGCTATTAAACCCATATATGAGGCGGATAGACATGCAAAAAAGGAATTG AAAAAAAAAGTTAGAGGATTACGAGAAATTGAACGTAGTGTTACCAATGAAGATCAGGATTTGGTGACTATTATTGAAGATTATTGCTCGGCAGTCCGTAGTTCTATAACCAATGATGGTCATCCACCCTTAGAAGCATCAGGGTTAAAGTTACAAGAAAATTTGACTTTGATAGAACAAAGCTTAGAACGGATGGAAAAAAGAAGTGCTTTACCACCACCTTTAGTCAATCTAAAACACCTTCTAGCTAAGGGATTATCTGCGACTGCATCTTTATTTTCACCTGTGAGGGTTGCATATGGGTGGGTTGATAAAGCTAGTAATATTCTCAATAATAAAATAGGTCTTGATGCTGCTGGTGTCAAACAAAGTTATCAGCAACTGTTAACTCAAATGTCCCAACAAAAGCAGAAAGCTGGCACATTGAACACCGCAATCGATAACTTTATAAAAACCACCAATAACTACTGGTCTGGACTTTTTCATTGTTACGAAATTGAAGATTTTCCTAGAACTAATAATGACTTAGAACACGCTTTTGGTATGCTACGTCATCATCAACGTCGTTGTACTGGTCGTAAGGTTGCTCCCTCATCCCTTGTTATTCGTGGCTCTGTCAAACTTGCTTGTGCCATTGCTACTAAACTTCGTTCTTTTACCGCATCTGATTTAGCACAAGTTGATATCGTTACTTGGCTCGAATTACGCTCTCAATTGCAAAAACACCACAAAGCCAGAATTGAACAGTATCGATTTCGCCGAGACCCCAAGGGTTACTTGGCTAATTTAGAGAGTCGTCTTCTCTAG
- a CDS encoding glycosyltransferase family 2 protein produces the protein MTISVITATYNRPQQLYTVAFNSLLNQTDHSFEWVVVNDGCNPQTREMIATLQAPFPIAYLEIEHSSTGFGLCYARNAGLNIATGSLITYLDDDNSFEREFICATKHFFQQHDFVKYSMAIQKRRRDVVLHDKTIRSSKVFTSPSNSFCTLEQLISQQEIFDSNGFTHVHNLALKWNPNYQIFADYEFLLQCTKQYGNSTFKLHPQVLVNYIQSSTGTIGCSHYCQWATELKQILQDSSVYLLTSNHIVQLERLAQTYHRKALERPPAFV, from the coding sequence ATGACAATCTCAGTTATTACCGCTACATATAACAGACCACAACAACTCTACACAGTTGCATTTAATAGCTTACTCAACCAAACTGATCATAGTTTTGAATGGGTAGTTGTTAACGATGGCTGTAATCCACAAACTAGAGAGATGATTGCTACGCTTCAAGCTCCATTTCCTATAGCTTATCTAGAAATTGAACATTCATCTACTGGTTTTGGTTTATGCTATGCCCGGAATGCCGGATTAAATATAGCCACTGGTAGTTTGATTACTTATTTAGATGATGACAATAGTTTTGAGAGAGAATTTATCTGTGCTACCAAGCACTTCTTTCAACAACATGATTTTGTTAAATACAGTATGGCTATACAAAAGCGTCGTCGTGATGTTGTTCTTCACGATAAAACTATACGTTCTAGTAAAGTTTTTACTTCTCCTAGCAATTCATTCTGCACACTTGAGCAACTTATTTCTCAACAAGAAATTTTTGATAGCAACGGATTCACTCATGTTCATAACTTAGCTCTTAAATGGAATCCTAATTACCAAATCTTTGCTGACTACGAATTTCTACTTCAATGCACCAAGCAATATGGAAATAGTACCTTTAAACTTCACCCCCAGGTTTTAGTCAACTATATACAGTCATCTACGGGTACTATTGGCTGTTCTCATTATTGTCAGTGGGCCACAGAATTAAAGCAGATTCTTCAAGATTCTTCTGTTTACTTACTCACATCAAATCACATTGTCCAGCTTGAACGACTTGCTCAGACTTACCATCGCAAAGCTCTTGAGCGCCCACCAGCATTTGTTTAA
- a CDS encoding tRNA-guanine transglycosylase yields the protein MSQSNNSPKMLTTRSGQISFPAYIPVTTFGEKYPLDNLVRPYLCRLAPAVMVSYYYAKKMSPEQKPRLPLFVDSGGFISLFEGVNIRSKNKLGIIEINKDGETEIIHPKDVLELQSQVADVAFTLDFPIPPNMDLPQAKERQNLTIANAHWALNNRRRRDLPLYACVQAWDSQSAAHCAKEYANCGFDGIAIGGLVPRVHDIDLVLSIVETVRNEIGDLPLHIFGLGSPDIIQKLYAVGVDSVDSSSYIKYAASGKLWSNPDFQIKEPTVTDRLHLALCNLAAATGKTLPLSASGIIFSTISLGDFINQHK from the coding sequence ATGTCTCAATCAAACAATTCCCCCAAAATGCTCACAACCCGCAGTGGACAAATTTCATTCCCTGCATATATTCCCGTGACTACATTTGGTGAAAAGTATCCTCTAGATAATTTGGTACGCCCTTACTTGTGCCGATTAGCTCCGGCTGTCATGGTTAGCTACTATTACGCTAAGAAAATGTCACCAGAACAAAAGCCACGATTACCTTTATTCGTTGACAGTGGCGGATTTATTTCACTTTTTGAAGGCGTAAATATTCGTAGTAAGAACAAGTTGGGAATTATTGAAATTAACAAAGATGGTGAAACTGAAATTATTCACCCTAAAGATGTTCTAGAACTACAATCTCAGGTTGCTGATGTAGCCTTTACGCTAGACTTTCCGATTCCACCAAACATGGATTTACCCCAGGCGAAAGAACGCCAAAATCTAACAATTGCAAATGCACATTGGGCATTAAATAACCGACGTAGACGCGACTTACCTTTATACGCTTGTGTACAAGCTTGGGACTCTCAATCAGCCGCACATTGCGCTAAAGAATATGCCAATTGTGGCTTTGATGGGATTGCTATTGGTGGGTTAGTTCCGCGAGTTCATGATATAGATTTAGTATTGTCTATCGTTGAAACTGTAAGGAACGAAATTGGAGATTTACCTTTGCATATTTTTGGATTAGGTTCTCCTGATATCATCCAAAAACTTTATGCTGTGGGAGTTGATTCAGTAGATAGTAGTTCTTATATCAAATACGCAGCAAGTGGAAAGTTGTGGTCTAACCCTGATTTTCAAATTAAAGAACCAACAGTTACAGATAGATTGCACTTAGCTTTATGTAATTTGGCAGCAGCTACAGGAAAGACTCTACCCTTATCAGCTTCAGGAATTATTTTTTCAACAATTAGTTTAGGTGACTTTATCAACCAACATAAATAG